Proteins encoded within one genomic window of Tabrizicola piscis:
- a CDS encoding SDR family NAD(P)-dependent oxidoreductase — translation MTLPLAIIAGVGPGVGAAVALRFAGQGYRVAMIARDSVRLTAIAAPMIAGGATVTTHPADLSDHGAVRSVIATILAEHGRPSVLIWNAALWDETAALDIKVDEFDRQLRLGLTGAVTAIQAAAPAMAAGDGGTILLTGGGLALAPQYGAAVPVLTAVKSALRGFVYASAPSFAARNLRLGTVTIAGQVASGTAFDPEAISDAYWTMHTRADAVVEHVFDGR, via the coding sequence ATGACCCTCCCACTTGCCATCATTGCCGGCGTTGGCCCCGGCGTTGGCGCTGCCGTCGCCCTCCGCTTCGCCGGTCAAGGCTACCGCGTGGCGATGATTGCGCGCGATTCTGTGCGTCTGACCGCAATTGCTGCGCCGATGATTGCAGGGGGTGCAACGGTCACGACCCACCCGGCCGACCTGTCCGACCATGGGGCCGTGCGAAGCGTGATTGCCACCATCCTTGCCGAACACGGCCGCCCGTCGGTGTTGATCTGGAACGCCGCGCTTTGGGATGAGACAGCCGCCCTCGATATCAAAGTTGATGAGTTCGACCGTCAGCTTCGCCTCGGTCTCACCGGCGCAGTGACAGCAATACAAGCAGCCGCCCCAGCAATGGCGGCAGGCGACGGAGGGACCATCTTGCTGACTGGTGGCGGGCTGGCGCTTGCGCCCCAATACGGCGCAGCGGTGCCAGTTCTGACCGCAGTCAAGTCCGCCCTTCGCGGATTTGTGTACGCAAGCGCGCCCAGTTTTGCAGCACGCAATCTACGGCTTGGCACAGTTACGATCGCCGGACAGGTTGCCTCAGGCACAGCTTTCGATCCCGAGGCCATTTCCGATGCGTATTGGACCATGCACACTCGTGCCGACGCCGTGGTCGAGCATGTGTTTGATGGCCGCTGA
- a CDS encoding LysR family transcriptional regulator, translating into MSFDLNLLLTFEALDLARSVSGAARHLGLSQPATSAALSRLRRAFGDDLFTYAGGSMQPTPMARRLAPGIHSTLAAMRGLLEAERQFVPEVARTSFTVGVTDYASAVIAPRLIARLALQAPGIDLRLQAYDKAMVGGLIDGGVLDIAIGSFADPPDRSVATVLFGESFVGVARSEHPALAAQLDAASFACLDHALFTLGRDGRGAVDDALAAIGLERRVRVALPHLMALPEILRATDLVAAVPKRAAARFGAGLSLFSLDFLGLMPWTMHMLWSPSARKDPANAWLRESVKELCLTL; encoded by the coding sequence GTGAGCTTCGACCTTAACCTTCTTCTGACCTTCGAAGCCTTGGATCTGGCGCGCAGCGTGTCCGGCGCAGCAAGGCATCTGGGCCTAAGTCAGCCTGCGACCAGTGCCGCCCTGTCGCGCCTGCGTCGCGCATTCGGCGACGATCTTTTCACCTACGCTGGCGGCTCGATGCAGCCGACTCCGATGGCACGACGTCTGGCACCCGGAATTCACTCGACCCTTGCTGCGATGCGAGGCCTTCTGGAAGCCGAGCGACAGTTCGTCCCCGAAGTCGCGCGCACTTCATTCACCGTAGGGGTCACCGACTACGCCAGTGCCGTCATTGCCCCCCGCCTGATTGCCCGTCTGGCCCTACAGGCGCCGGGCATCGATCTGCGGCTGCAGGCCTATGACAAGGCGATGGTGGGGGGCCTGATCGACGGTGGTGTCCTTGACATAGCCATCGGGTCATTCGCGGATCCGCCTGATCGGTCTGTCGCCACCGTACTTTTCGGTGAGAGCTTCGTCGGTGTTGCCCGGTCGGAACATCCAGCGCTTGCCGCCCAGTTGGACGCCGCAAGTTTTGCATGCCTCGACCATGCGCTCTTCACCTTGGGGCGGGACGGCCGCGGTGCGGTTGATGATGCACTGGCCGCAATCGGATTGGAGCGGCGGGTGCGCGTGGCGCTTCCACATCTGATGGCACTGCCTGAAATCCTTCGAGCGACGGACTTGGTTGCCGCTGTCCCCAAACGCGCTGCAGCACGCTTTGGTGCGGGGCTTTCACTTTTCAGCTTGGACTTTCTTGGGTTGATGCCCTGGACAATGCATATGCTGTGGTCTCCGTCAGCACGAAAAGACCCAGCGAATGCCTGGCTGCGCGAGAGCGTCAAGGAACTGTGCCTAACCCTGTGA
- a CDS encoding DUF4260 domain-containing protein, whose amino-acid sequence MSTLSASPASSGVVRDAPNLILRAEGLALLAAATVAYAQTGSGWGLYALLFLAPDAFMLGYLHSTRVGAWMYNLGHTTIVPFALIGMGLAFVAPFAVAVGLIWMAHIGFDRAVGYGLKYTDDFKHTHLGTAFSGKG is encoded by the coding sequence ATGTCCACGTTGTCCGCATCCCCAGCATCATCCGGTGTCGTCCGCGACGCACCCAACCTGATCCTGCGCGCTGAGGGTCTGGCATTGCTGGCCGCAGCGACGGTGGCCTATGCGCAGACCGGGTCAGGATGGGGACTGTACGCGCTTCTCTTCCTTGCGCCTGATGCCTTCATGCTGGGTTATCTCCACAGCACGCGTGTTGGAGCTTGGATGTACAACCTTGGGCACACCACGATCGTGCCGTTCGCGCTGATCGGGATGGGTCTGGCATTCGTTGCGCCATTTGCCGTTGCGGTTGGCCTCATCTGGATGGCGCACATCGGCTTTGACCGGGCCGTCGGATATGGCCTGAAATACACCGACGATTTCAAACACACCCATCTCGGCACCGCATTTTCAGGAAAGGGCTGA